From the genome of Synchiropus splendidus isolate RoL2022-P1 chromosome 17, RoL_Sspl_1.0, whole genome shotgun sequence, one region includes:
- the LOC128748563 gene encoding interleukin-1 receptor type 2-like isoform X1 has product MRFVTVIEGAVLGSLCLLVTEGRRGSDEDATPAIIGPDRIRMKAHPGDSVFLHCEARTNSDDVTLIYWLVNGEFPDETHDGGRKTETNELVLDEGSVIQKSLLLKNVTSRDLKSTFTCVVTNAAGSAMKHVTLGETGCSCYVREKR; this is encoded by the exons ATGAGGTTCGTCACCGTGATCGAAG gcgCAGTCTTAGGATCTCTGTGTCTGCTGGTCACCGAAGGGCgccgag GCTCCGATGAAGACGCGACTCCGGCGATCATCGGTCCGGACCGGATCCGAATGAAAGCCCATCCAG GAGATTCCGTCTTTCTCCACTGCGAGGCGCGAACGAACAGCGATGACGTCACGCTGATCTACTGGCTCGTGAACGGAGAGTTTCCCGACGAGACGCACGACGGCGGCCGAAAAACGGAAACAAACGA GTTGGTTTTGGACGAAGGCTCCGTCATCCAGAAGAGTCTGCTGCTGAAGAATGTCACATCACGTGACCTCAAGTCCACCTTCACCTGCGTGGTGACCAACGCCGCCGGATCCGCCATGAAGCACGTCACGCTCGGAGAAACCGGCTGCAGCTGCTACGTGAGGGAGAAACGCTGA
- the nlrc3l1 gene encoding NACHT, LRR and PYD domains-containing protein 3 translates to MMDDVDMHEDLSDSGHPNNEVLEEEEEEEDDDDEFYIPPPRPDLDLGQETDLLLLRRAASPAMSYSSMNSDELSEGTEPNTDLVTRTQLERADSYSSCYSVDSEDCEKITPKVKMKESSVSSSSETADLDAEANDLRRDCLTVEFSYKAIFETLRQLSEEDFIKFRRTLWKNYPKLFHASPEAPDVVGVVDNLLDCYGLWDSLFVTRKVLERLGRRRAADCLQNLCSRNEVRHDLAQSLRTTYGVDSDTMAFSDVYTELRITPTLDSGPNVEHEVLKIEKSGSLDAGPALSTGDILSQEQVEQSHVNLAFLTGVAGSGKSSVVRKLILDWADKRSHQHVSFLFPLPFRVLQQFESGEVSLLDILHTLYPETQRLKEADFNSEDCTMMFVCDGLDEYQGELDFTDTELLSDHTERCSLNVLVVNLLRGRLLYRGLFLFTTRPQVRSFIPWDVHRQVLEVRGFSEAACTDFFRKRFEDQTQAASVLQYVESNPTVRIMCHLPLFCSLVADEWRHQFKGRRPEPVLSLSYIYTKFLVVLTYQRRPLSAPLEFLMSLGRLAFHLLEQGKFRINKSDWSQFRVKDVEAVTVSGLCIEYLTKPFVLYEERVISFIHPTIQEHLAALYAFLSYKHQGRNIFEVEHSDSFSLSWLGKNSKKPFYQCAVDRSLQCDDGRLDLFLRFLSGLHLKANVDLLAPLCVTTPTGTDHAVALLRKRIEKNQQPQRTHNLRCCLRELQQT, encoded by the exons atgatggatgatgttgaCATGCACGAGGACTTGTCAGACAGTGGGCACCCCAATAATgaggtgctggaggaggaggaggaggaggaggatgatgatgatgagttcTACATCCCTCCACCCAGGCCAGATCTGGACCTGGGACAAGAGACCGACCTGCTCCTCCTTAG GCGAGCGGCGTCTCCGGCGATGAGCTACAGCTCCATGAACAGCGATGAACTGTCGGAGGGAACGGAGCCAAACACAGACTTGGTCACCAG AACCCAGCTGGAAAGAGCTGATTCCTACTCCAGCTGCTACTCTGTCGACAGCGAGGACTGTGAAAAGATAACACCAAA GGTTAAAATGAAGGAGAGCTCCGTGTCCAGTTCTTCTGAAACTGCAGATTTGGATGCAGAAGCAAACGACCTTCGTCGGGATTGTCTCACGGTGGAATTCTCATACAAG GCCATTTTCGAGACCCTCAGGCAGCTCTCTGAGGAGGACTTCATCAAGTTCAGAAGGACCCTGTGGAAGAACTATCCGAAGTTGTTCCACGCCTCTCCCGAAGCTCCTGACGTGGTTGGCGTGGTGGACAATCTGCTGGATTGTTACGGCCTGTGGGACTCGCTGTTCGTCACCAGGAAGGTTCTGGAACGGCTGGGACGGAGGAGGGCGGCGGACTGCCTGCAGAACCTGTGCTCCAGAA ATGAGGTGCGTCACGACTTGGCCCAGTCTCTGAGGACGACGTACGGAGTCGACAGTGACACCATGGCGTTCAGCGACGTCTACACGGAGCTGCGCATCACGCCCACACTCGACAGCGGCCCCAACGTTGAGCACGAGGTGCTGAAGATCGAGAAGAGCGGCAGCTTGGATGCAGGACCAGCACTGTCTACCGGGGACATCTTGAgccaggagcaggtggagcagtCCCACGTCAACCTGGCGTTCCTCACCGGAGTGGCGGGTTCGGGGAAGTCCTCAGTGGTCCGGAAGTTGATTCTGGACTGGGCCGACAAGCGCTCCCACCAACACGTCTCCTTCCTGTTCCCGTTGCCCTTCCGAGTCCTCCAGCAGTTTGAAAGTGGCGAGGTCTCCTTGCTGGACATTTTGCACACACTGTACCCCGAAACCCAGAGGTTGAAGGAGGCGGACTTCAACAGCGAAGACTGCACCATGATGTTTGTCTGCGACGGGTTGGATGAGTACCAGGGCGAGCTAGACTTCACGGACACAGAGCTCCTGAGCGACCACACGGAACGCTGCAGCCTGAACGTTCTGGTGGTCAACCTCCTCCGAGGGAGGCTGCTGTACCGCGGCCTCTTCCTGTTCACCACGCGGCCGCAGGTGAGGAGCTTCATCCCCTGGGACGTGCATCGCCAGGTGCTGGAGGTGAGGGGATTCTCAGAAGCTGCCTGCACCGACTTcttcaggaagaggtttgaAGATCAAACCCAAGCGGCGTCCGTTCTCCAGTACGTGGAGTCCAACCCGACCGTGCGCATCATGTGCCACCTGCCTCTCTTCTGCTCCCTGGTGGCGGATGAGTGGCGACACCAGTTCAAGGGTCGCAGGCCTGAGCCGGTGCTGAGCCTCTCCTATATTTACACTAAATTCCTTGTGGTGCTCACGTACCAGCGGCGGCCACTGAGCGCTCCTCTGGAGTTCCTCATGAGCCTGGGACGACTGGCCTTCCACCTGCTGGAGCAAGGGAAGTTCAGGATCAACAAGTCGGACTGGAGTCAGTTCcgagtcaaggacgtggaggCGGTGACGGTCAGTGGCCTCTGCATCGAGTACCTCACCAAGCCCTTTGTGCTGTACGAGGAGAGAGTCATCAGCTTCATCCATCCCACCATCCAGGAGCACCTGGCCGCGCTCTATGCTTTCCTCTCCTACAAACACCAAGGGAGGAACATCTTCGAGGTGGAGCACTCGGACTCCTTCTCCCTTTCCTGGCTCGGCAAGAACAGCAAGAAGCCCTTCTACCAGTGCGCAGTGGACAGGAGCCTCCAGTGTGACGACGGCCGGCTGGACCTTTTCCTGCGCTTCCTGTCGGGGCTGCACCTGAAAGCCAACGTGGACCTTCTCGCGCCGTTGTGCGTCACGACACCGACCGGCACCGACCATGCGGTGGCTCTGCTGAGGAAGAGAATTGAGAAGAACCAGCAACCCCAGAGGACCCACAACCTCAGGTGCTGCCTGCGAGAGCTGCAGCAGACCTGA
- the rnf121 gene encoding RING finger protein 121 has translation MAGVFEVEVDGVEHDHHGEAIQVDVAQLSPEEKWQVEHAKMHAKHKGHEAMHAEMVLILIVTLVVAQLVLVQWKQRHSKSYNLVTLFQMWVVPLYFTTKLHWWRFLTTWFIFSVITACVSYRATRKPLACTTPRLVYKWFLLLYKISYATGIVGYSVVMFTLFGINLIFRIKPEDSMDFGVSLLFYGLYYGVLGRDFAEMCADFMASTVGYYSASGLPAKHLSDDICAVCGQPILVDVSEEGIIENTYRLTCNHVFHEFCIRGWCIVGKKQMCPYCKEKVDLKRMFSNPWERPHVMYGQLLDWLRYLVAWQPVIIGFVQGINYVLGLE, from the exons ATGGCCGGGGTGTTCGAGGTAGAGGTTGACGGTGTGGAGCACGACCACCATGGTGAAGCGATCCAG GTCGACGTGGCCCAGCTGTCACCGGAGGAGAAGTGGCA gGTGGAGCATGCGAAGATGCATGCCAAGCACAAAGGCCACGAGGCCATGCACGCAGAGATGGTGCTCATCCTCATCGTCACCCTGGTGGTTGCTCAGCTCGTCCTGGTGCAGTGGAAGCAGAGACATTCAAAGTCATACAAT CTGGTGACTCTCTTCCAGATGTGGGTAGTTCCTCTCTACTTTACTACCAAACTGCACTGGTGGAGGTTCCTGACCACCTGGTTTATCTTCTCTGTCATCACAGCCTGCGTCTCCTACCGGGCCACCCGCAAGCCCCTGGCCTGCACCACACCCAG GCTGGTGTACAAGTGGTTCCTCCTCCTGTACAAGATCAGCTACGCCACCGGCATCGTCGGCTACAGCGTCGTCATGTTTACACTGTTCGGCATCAATCTAATATTCAG AATAAAACCTGAAGACTCCATGGACTTTGGCGTCTCGCTGCTGTTCTACGGCCTGTACTACGGCGTCCTGGGCCGAGACTTTGCCGAGATGTGCGCGGACTTCATGGCGTCGACTGTTGGT TACTACAGTGCCTCCGGCTTGCCGGCCAAACACCTGTCTGACGACATCTGCGCCGTCTGCGGTCAGCCCATCCTGGTGGACGTGAGCGAAGAGGGCATCATCGAGAACACCTACCGGCTCACCTGCAACCATGT GTTCCACGAGTTCTGCATCCGCGGCTGGTGCATCGTGGGTAAGAAGCAGATGTGTCCGTACTGCAAAGAGAAGGTGGACCTGAAGAGGATGTTCAGCAATCC CTGGGAGCGGCCCCATGTCATGTACGGGCAGCTGCTGGACTGGCTGCGCTACCTGGTGGCCTGGCAGCCCGTCATCATCGGCTTCGTCCAGGGCATCAACTACGTCCTGGGCCTGGAGTGA
- the LOC128748563 gene encoding uncharacterized protein LOC128748563 isoform X2, translated as MRFVTVIEGAVLGSLCLLVTEGRRGSDEDATPAIIGPDRIRMKAHPGDSVFLHCEARTNSDDVTLIYWLVNGEFPDETHDGGRKTETNEYDLKPPRVSRFF; from the exons ATGAGGTTCGTCACCGTGATCGAAG gcgCAGTCTTAGGATCTCTGTGTCTGCTGGTCACCGAAGGGCgccgag GCTCCGATGAAGACGCGACTCCGGCGATCATCGGTCCGGACCGGATCCGAATGAAAGCCCATCCAG GAGATTCCGTCTTTCTCCACTGCGAGGCGCGAACGAACAGCGATGACGTCACGCTGATCTACTGGCTCGTGAACGGAGAGTTTCCCGACGAGACGCACGACGGCGGCCGAAAAACGGAAACAAACGA ATACGACTTGAAGCCGCCACGTGTTTCTCGTTTCTTTTGA